From the Mangifera indica cultivar Alphonso chromosome 10, CATAS_Mindica_2.1, whole genome shotgun sequence genome, one window contains:
- the LOC123227125 gene encoding dof zinc finger protein DOF3.6-like, with product MVFPSIPVYLDPSNWQQQPNQQPVGGNTENSQLQLPPLPGLGGGGGGTGSIRPGLMAERARLAKIPQPEAALKCPRCDSTNTKFCYFNNYNLSQPRHFCKTCRRYWTRGGALRNVPVGGGCRRNKRSKGSSRSKSPAVTESQTGATSSSTLASRRSTTDIIGHMPPPPSQLQILPPLHHLSGFNSANIGLNFGGIQVPGVATATGGGNSGNNDIEIRVGAASGGVSGGAGGSSLISSGLVEQWRLQQVQQYPFLTGMEPTTGLYQFESEGAVAPNYYVGQLRSKPMDSPVTQSANVKMEENQGLNLSRNFLGISGNDQYWNTSNAWTDVSGFNSSSTSHFL from the exons ATGGTTTTCCCATCTATTCCTGTCTATCTAGATCCATCCAATTGGCAACAG cAACCAAATCAGCAACCTGTAGGAGGCAACACTGAGAACTCGCAGCTTCAACTACCGCCGCTACCTGGATTAGGTGGCGGCGGTGGTGGCACGGGCTCAATCAGACCCGGTTTGATGGCGGAGCGAGCTCGACTGGCGAAGATTCCTCAACCTGAAGCAGCCCTAAAATGTCCAAGATGTGATTCTACAAACACTAAATTTTGTTACTTCAATAACTACAACCTTTCGCAGCCTCGCCACTTCTGCAAGACCTGCCGGCGATACTGGACGAGAGGTGGTGCACTTAGAAACGTACCAGTCGGAGGTGGCTgtagaagaaacaaaagaagcaAAGGAAGCAGCAGATCCAAATCTCCGGCTGTAACCGAGAGTCAAACCGGGGCGACCTCATCTAGTACACTTGCTTCTAGACGTTCAACAACTGATATCATCGGCCACATGCCACCTCCGCCCtcacaattacaaattttgcCCCCTTTACATCATCTTAGTGGTTTCAATTCAGCTAATATTGGTTTGAATTTTGGGGGAATTCAAGTTCCAGGGGTGGCAACTGCTACTGGTGGTGGTAATAGTGGCAATAATGATATTGAAATTCGGGTGGGAGCTGCGTCAGGAGGTGTTAGCGGCGGTGCTGGTGGTTCTTCTTTAATTTCAAGTGGGCTTGTTGAGCAGTGGAGATTGCAACAGGTGCAACAATATCCTTTCTTGACGGGCATGGAGCCAACGACTGGTTTGTATCAGTTCGAGAGTGAAGGCGCCGTGGCGCCGAATTATTATGTTGGTCAGCTTCGGTCAAAGCCGATGGATTCTCCGGTTACGCAGTCGGCAAATgtgaaaatggaagaaaatcaaGGGCTAAATTTATCACGAAATTTTTTGGGTATATCAGGAAATGATCAATATTGGAATACTAGCAATGCATGGACAGATGTCTCTGGATTCAATTCATCTTCCACCAGCCATTttctatga